From a region of the Lactuca sativa cultivar Salinas chromosome 4, Lsat_Salinas_v11, whole genome shotgun sequence genome:
- the LOC111892238 gene encoding fasciclin-like arabinogalactan protein 14: MHFKFYFLLYTHLFFIHYSNAFNITTILNQYPSFSIFNRYLSETNVSSEINSRQTITVLAVSNDDVLHLSGKHQNDMLDDLMRVHVVLDYFDVEKLHNLQNGTTQMTTLFQTTGRALGEQGFLKATVSKTENVVISSATSGVPVGAILVNSMFAEPFNISVLHISTEIVPLGMNFPVVSDSNSSSRVDSPAPTPKTSKPRVYTPRCGHKVAPSHSRYSAPSPNPHGESPPEGASPAPSGGSANAPAFAESPLLAPKLVPSHSRSPTPTLSPNPPPIVESPPKGAPSANAPASTKSPPKGAPAPSPLGSSTNVPTSIKSPPEGALGAPSSGGSANTPVSAKSPPESETSLVAPSGSSASTPKSPPNSIEAPAISPPKIADTPAESLSQPADTDQPSGIGTSSSSIVVITMAKNINAAEKFIPKGNPDILEQQIEANSIITLGSNEEKD, encoded by the exons ATgcattttaagttttattttttacTCTACACCCATTTGTTCTTCATTCACTACTCAAATGCATTTAACATCACAACGATCCTCAACCAATACCCATCATTTAGCATCTTCAATCGTTATCTTTCTGAAACAAACGTTTCATCAGAGATCAATTCACGCCAAACTATAACAGTGTTGGCTGTATCTAATGATGATGTATTGCATTTATCTGGAAAACATCAAAATGATATGCTTGATGATCTCATGAGGGTTCATGTTGTTCTTGattattttgatgttgaaaaGCTACATAATTTGCAAAACGGGACTACACAAATGACAACACTATTCCAAACCACTGGTCGAGCCCTTGGCGAACAGGGTTTCTTGAAAGCTACGGTTTCCAAGACTGAAAATGTTGTCATTAGTTCGGCGACTAGTGGAGTCCCTGTTGGGGCTATTTTGGTAAATTCAATGTTCGCTGAGCCGTTCAACATATCGGTGCTTCATATTAGCACTGAGATCGTCCCACTCGGGATGAATTTTCCGGTTGTTTCTGATTCAAATTCAAGTTCTCGGGTGGACTCTCCTGCCCCTACCCCAAAAACGTCAAAACCACGTGTCTACACGCCACGATGTGGCCATAAAGTGGCCCCATCTCATTCGAGATACTCCGCACCTTCTCCAAATCCACATGGAGAATCACCACCTGAGGGCGCATCACCTGCGCCCTCAGGTGGTTCTGCAAATGCACCAGCATTTGCAGAATCACCGTTGTTGGCTCCTAAGCTAGTACCATCTCATTCGAGATCCCCAACCCCAACCCTTTCCCCAAATCCACCTCCAATTGTAGAATCACCACCAAAGGGTGCACCCTCTGCAAATGCACCGGCATCTACAAAATCACCACCTAAGGGTGCACCGGCACCCTCACCCTTAGGTAGTTCTACAAATGTACCGACATCAATAAAATCACCACCTGAGGGTGCACTCGGTGCACCCTCATCAGGAGGTTCTGCAAATACACCGGTATCTGCAAAATCACCACCGGAGAGTGAAACATCGTTGGTTGCACCCTCAGGTAGTTCTGCAAGTACACCAAAATCACCTCCTAATTCTATAGAGGCACCGGCAATATCACCACCAAAGATTGCAGACACTCCCGCTGAATCACTATCCCAGCCTGCAGATACTGATCAACCATCAGGCATTGGAACTTCCAGTAGTAGTATTGTTGTTATTACCATG GCGAAGAACATTAATGCGGCGGAGAAATTTATACCAAAAGGAAACCCCGATATTTTGGAACAACAAATCGAAGCTAATAGTATCATTACCTTGGGTTCCAACGAAGAAAAAGATTGA
- the LOC111892239 gene encoding mitogen-activated protein kinase kinase kinase 20 has product MNSMEAKTKKRSLLAGEKSYEGKRSKQDDWKLVHKKYGDGIAWSRGAMIGKGSFGSVFLANLKKPKSKYSYYPPIMAVKSAEVSASGSIQKEKEVMDNIRGCPNVIKCFGDEITNGEDGQMVYNLLLEYGSGGTLADLIKKSGKSLPEVDVRRYTRSILRGLTHIHKKGYVHCDLKPENVLLVANSRDGFTAKIGDLGLAKRAKQSKKNKLGPYWRGTPMYLSPETVVNGVQEPPSDVWAVGCIVFEMLTGKPLWFSEKDLTVDEILSRISDDENELPCVSSSISTDGRSFLKGCLSRKVMCRLRSNMLLNHPFVKGLLDDNVNEVDKSQKEVFDINNITSSLAFSHDDDDDDDDDGELWSSSFTDGSSYDGLSSWSEGDVNAIKSEESRRFHQVQKYPITLTVSKGV; this is encoded by the coding sequence ATGAACTCCATGGAAGCAAAGACGAAGAAAAGAAGCTTGCTTGCTGGAGAGAAGTCATACGAGGGTAAAAGAAGTAAACAAGACGATTGGAAGCTTGTGCATAAGAAATATGGAGATGGGATTGCTTGGTCCAGAGGTGCAATGATAGGTAAGGGAAGTTTCGGGTCTGTTTTTCTAGCGAATTTGAAGAAACCCAAATCGAAATACAGCTATTATCCACCGATTATGGCTGTGAAATCGGCGGAGGTCTCTGCTTCTGGTTCAATCCAAAAGGAGAAAGAAGTTATGGATAACATTCGTGGGTGTCCTAACGTGATAAAATGTTTTGGCGACGAGATTACAAACGGAGAAGATGGTCAAATGGTGTACAACTTGTTGTTGGAGTATGGCTCCGGTGGAACCCTAGCTGACCTAATCAAGAAATCCGGTAAAAGCTTGCCGGAAGTTGACGTCAGACGCTACACCAGGTCAATTCTACGTGGGTTAACTCACATTCACAAGAAAGGGTACGTTCATTGTGACCTAAAACCTGAAAACGTATTGCTTGTAGCCAATTCAAGAGATGGTTTCACTGCTAAAATTGGGGATTTGGGATTGGCAAAACGAGCAAAACAGAGCAAGAAGAACAAGTTGGGTCCTTACTGGAGAGGCACCCCAATGTACTTATCACCTGAAACTGTTGTTAATGGTGTTCAAGAGCCTCCTTCTGATGTTTGGGCAGTTGGTTGTATTGTGTTTGAGATGTTGACTGGAAAACcgctttggttttctgaaaaagattTGACAGTTGATGAGATTTTGAGTCGTATTAGTGATGATGAAAATGAGTTGCCATGTGTTTCCAGCAGTATATCTACAGATGGAAGGAGTTTCTTGAAGGGTTGTTTGTCTAGAAAGGTTATGTGTAGATTAAGGTCTAATATGCTGTTAAATCATCCATTTGTAAAAGGTTTACTTGATGACAATGTCAATGAGGTTGACAAATCACAGAAAGAAGTTtttgacataaacaacatcaCCTCATCACTAGCTTTCTcccatgatgatgatgatgatgatgatgatgatggtgagtTATGGTCTTCTTCATTTACAGATGGATCAAGCTATGATGGTCTATCTTCATGGTCAGAAGGAGATGTGAACGCCATTAAAAGTGAAGAAAGTAGAAGATTCCATCAAGTACAAAAATATCCGATTACATTAACTGTTTCCAAGGGAGTTTAG